A genomic segment from Mustela lutreola isolate mMusLut2 chromosome 15, mMusLut2.pri, whole genome shotgun sequence encodes:
- the LOC131816026 gene encoding asialoglycoprotein receptor 2-like isoform X3: MAIRQPDTEDNDQQLPGGEGPGPRAHNPRRGDQFYVGRPRSPALLQRVCSTFRLSLLVLGFNILLLVAICVIGSQRTQLQEELRVLKENFTHFSNGVLSEISTLLFHGGSAGQQLTSLEAKLEKQQKDLKADHAALLLHVKHFPVDLRILTCQMAFLRSNGTQCCPVNWLEYEGSCYWFSHSGKTWADAERYCRLESAHLVVINSREEQKFIMQHTNPFDAWIGLTDSDGSWKWVDGTDYEQSYKNWAATQPDDWQGHEVGGGEDCAELRTNGRWNDNFCKQVQRWVCEMRRNITA, encoded by the exons ATGGCCATCCGGCAGCCGGACACCGAGGACAATGACCAGCAGCTGCCTGGAGGGGAGGGCCCGGGCCCGCGTGCGCACAACCCCAGGAGAGGAGACCAGTTCTACGTAG GGAGGCCTCGGAGCCCTGCCCTTCTGCAGCGCGTCTGCTCCACGTTCCGACTCAGTCTGCTCGTCCTCGGGTTCAACATCCTGCTGCTGGTGGCCATCTGCGTGATTGGGTCCCAAA GAACACAGCTGCAAGAGGAGCTGCGGGTCCTAAAAGAAAACTTCACCCACTTCTCCAACGGGGTCCTGTCGGAGATCAGCACCCTTCTCTTCCACG ggGGCAGTGCCGGTCAGCAGCTGACCTCTCTGGAGGCCAAgctggagaagcagcagaaggaTCTGAAAGCAG ATCACGCTGCCCTGCTGCTGCACGTGAAGCACTTCCCGGTGGACCTCCGCATCCTCACCTGTCAGATGGCCTTCCTGCGCAGCAACG GCACACAGTGCTGCCCCGTCAACTGGCTGGAGTACGAGGGCAGCTGCTACTGGTTCTCCCACTCCGGGAAGACGTGGGCCGATGCGGAACGGTACTGCCGGCTGGAGAGCGCGCACCTGGTGGTCATCAACTCCCGGGAGGAGCAG AAGTTCATTATGCAACACACGAACCCCTTCGATGCCTGGATAGGTCTCACGGACAGCGACGGCTCCTGGAAATGGGTGGACGGCACCGACTATGAGCAGAGCTACAA GAACTGGGCGGCCACTCAGCCCGATGACTGGCAGGGGCACGAGGTGGGTGGAGGCGAAGACTGCGCGGAACTCCGGACCAACGGCCGCTGGAACGACAACTTCTGCAAGCAGGTGCAGCGCTGGGTGTGCGAGATGAGGCGAAACATTACGGCCTAG
- the LOC131816026 gene encoding asialoglycoprotein receptor 2-like isoform X1 — translation MAIRQPDTEDNDQQLPGGEGPGPRAHNPRRGDQFYVGRPRSPALLQRVCSTFRLSLLVLGFNILLLVAICVIGSQRTQLQEELRVLKENFTHFSNGVLSEISTLLFHGGSAGQQLTSLEAKLEKQQKDLKADHAALLLHVKHFPVDLRILTCQMAFLRSNGTQCCPVNWLEYEGSCYWFSHSGKTWADAERYCRLESAHLVVINSREEQKFIMQHTNPFDAWIGLTDSDGSWKWVDGTDYEQSYKNWAATQPDDWQGHEVGGGEDCAELRTNGRWNDNFCKQVFQSTWGPPAAQGVCTAGERRSLESRCWWTGPEDAARLQTTAHVPRTHTKWISRLTC, via the exons ATGGCCATCCGGCAGCCGGACACCGAGGACAATGACCAGCAGCTGCCTGGAGGGGAGGGCCCGGGCCCGCGTGCGCACAACCCCAGGAGAGGAGACCAGTTCTACGTAG GGAGGCCTCGGAGCCCTGCCCTTCTGCAGCGCGTCTGCTCCACGTTCCGACTCAGTCTGCTCGTCCTCGGGTTCAACATCCTGCTGCTGGTGGCCATCTGCGTGATTGGGTCCCAAA GAACACAGCTGCAAGAGGAGCTGCGGGTCCTAAAAGAAAACTTCACCCACTTCTCCAACGGGGTCCTGTCGGAGATCAGCACCCTTCTCTTCCACG ggGGCAGTGCCGGTCAGCAGCTGACCTCTCTGGAGGCCAAgctggagaagcagcagaaggaTCTGAAAGCAG ATCACGCTGCCCTGCTGCTGCACGTGAAGCACTTCCCGGTGGACCTCCGCATCCTCACCTGTCAGATGGCCTTCCTGCGCAGCAACG GCACACAGTGCTGCCCCGTCAACTGGCTGGAGTACGAGGGCAGCTGCTACTGGTTCTCCCACTCCGGGAAGACGTGGGCCGATGCGGAACGGTACTGCCGGCTGGAGAGCGCGCACCTGGTGGTCATCAACTCCCGGGAGGAGCAG AAGTTCATTATGCAACACACGAACCCCTTCGATGCCTGGATAGGTCTCACGGACAGCGACGGCTCCTGGAAATGGGTGGACGGCACCGACTATGAGCAGAGCTACAA GAACTGGGCGGCCACTCAGCCCGATGACTGGCAGGGGCACGAGGTGGGTGGAGGCGAAGACTGCGCGGAACTCCGGACCAACGGCCGCTGGAACGACAACTTCTGCAAGCAG GTGTTTCAGAGCACTTGGGGTCCCCCCGCCGCCCAGGGAGTCTGCACGGCCGGTGAGAGAAGGTCCCTTGAAAGCCGTTGCTGGTGGACGGGTCCAGAGGATGCGGCACGATTGCAGACCACAGCCCATGTCCCTCGCACTCACACCAAATGGATTTCCCGCCTAACTTGCTAG
- the LOC131816026 gene encoding asialoglycoprotein receptor 2-like isoform X2 → MAIRQPDTEDNDQQLPGGEGPGPRAHNPRRGDQFYVGRPRSPALLQRVCSTFRLSLLVLGFNILLLVAICVIGSQRTQLQEELRVLKENFTHFSNGVLSEISTLLFHGGSAGQQLTSLEAKLEKQQKDLKADHAALLLHVKHFPVDLRILTCQMAFLRSNGTQCCPVNWLEYEGSCYWFSHSGKTWADAERYCRLESAHLVVINSREEQKFIMQHTNPFDAWIGLTDSDGSWKWVDGTDYEQSYKNWAATQPDDWQGHEVGGGEDCAELRTNGRWNDNFCKQFRICICSGWLDPVVYPGSELLLFPGENL, encoded by the exons ATGGCCATCCGGCAGCCGGACACCGAGGACAATGACCAGCAGCTGCCTGGAGGGGAGGGCCCGGGCCCGCGTGCGCACAACCCCAGGAGAGGAGACCAGTTCTACGTAG GGAGGCCTCGGAGCCCTGCCCTTCTGCAGCGCGTCTGCTCCACGTTCCGACTCAGTCTGCTCGTCCTCGGGTTCAACATCCTGCTGCTGGTGGCCATCTGCGTGATTGGGTCCCAAA GAACACAGCTGCAAGAGGAGCTGCGGGTCCTAAAAGAAAACTTCACCCACTTCTCCAACGGGGTCCTGTCGGAGATCAGCACCCTTCTCTTCCACG ggGGCAGTGCCGGTCAGCAGCTGACCTCTCTGGAGGCCAAgctggagaagcagcagaaggaTCTGAAAGCAG ATCACGCTGCCCTGCTGCTGCACGTGAAGCACTTCCCGGTGGACCTCCGCATCCTCACCTGTCAGATGGCCTTCCTGCGCAGCAACG GCACACAGTGCTGCCCCGTCAACTGGCTGGAGTACGAGGGCAGCTGCTACTGGTTCTCCCACTCCGGGAAGACGTGGGCCGATGCGGAACGGTACTGCCGGCTGGAGAGCGCGCACCTGGTGGTCATCAACTCCCGGGAGGAGCAG AAGTTCATTATGCAACACACGAACCCCTTCGATGCCTGGATAGGTCTCACGGACAGCGACGGCTCCTGGAAATGGGTGGACGGCACCGACTATGAGCAGAGCTACAA GAACTGGGCGGCCACTCAGCCCGATGACTGGCAGGGGCACGAGGTGGGTGGAGGCGAAGACTGCGCGGAACTCCGGACCAACGGCCGCTGGAACGACAACTTCTGCAAGCAG TTTAGGATCTGTATCTGCTCTGGCTGGCTTGACCCTGTCGTCTACCCAGGATCTGAGCTGCTCCTCTTTCCTGGAGAAAACCTGTGA
- the LOC131816027 gene encoding asialoglycoprotein receptor 1-like isoform X1 — translation MSTQYEKFQHSECEKQSQGPGNGLPLPRPFLKQLCPGPRLLLCSLGLSLLLLVGICVLGSQNSRFRRDLATLRATFSNFTANTEAEVQALRSQGGKMQEVITSLKAEVENQKQEVQAARSLNDKVFSLESKLEKDQQELKAGHSDTLLLVQRLARDLRSLTCQIVALKSNGSQNTCCPPNWLEHEGSCYWFSGSSEKTWADANLYCRQESAHLVVVNSRAEQTFVQEHISSQTWMGLTDADGAWKWVDGTDYETNFKNWKPDQPDNWDGHGLGGGEDCAHFEVDDGKWNDNTCQRVFRWVCETSLGRAS, via the exons ATGTCGACGCAGTATGAAAAATTTCAGCACTCGGAGTGCGAGAAGCAGAGCCAGGGGCCTGGAAATG GGCTGCCTCTGCCTCGGCCCTTCCTGAAGCAGCTGTGCCCTGGCCCTCGGCTTCTGCTGtgctccctgggcctcagcctcCTCCTGCTCGTCGGCATCTGTGTGCTGGGATCCCAGA aTTCCAGGTTTCGGAGGGACCTGGCGACCCTGAGAGCAACTTTCAGCAACTTCACTGCAAACACTGAGGCCGAGGTCCAGGCGCTGAGATCCCAGG GAGGCAAAATGCAAGAAGTGATAACATCTCTGAAAGCCGAGGTGGAAAATCAGAAGCAGGAGGTGCAGGCAG CCCGTAGCTTGAATGACAAGGTGTTTTCCCTGGAGAGCAAGCTCGAGAAGGATCAGCAGGAGCTCAAAGCAG GTCATTCCGATACACTCCTTCTGGTGCAGCGGCTGGCCAGAGACCTGAGATCCCTGACTTGCCAGATCGTCGCTCTCAAGAGCAACG GGTCTCAAAATACCTGCTGCCCCCCTAACTGGCTGGAGCACGAGGGCAGCTGCTACTGGTTCTCCGGCTCCTCCGAGAAGACGTGGGCAGATGCGAACCTGTACTGCCGGCAGGAGAGCGCACACCTGGTGGTCGTCAACTCCAGAGCCGAGCAG ACTTTTGTGCAGGAGCACATCAGCTCACAAACGTGGATGGGCCTCACTGACGCTGACGGAGCCTGGAAATGGGTGGACGGGACGGACTACGAGACCAACTTCAA GAACTGGAAGCCAGACCAGCCAGACAACTGGGATGGGCACGGGCTGGGCGGGGGCGAGGACTGCGCACACTTCGAAGTCGACGACGGCAAGTGGAACGACAACACCTGCCAGAGGGTCTTCCGCTGGGTGTGCGAGACCAGCCTGGGCAGGGCCAGCTAG
- the LOC131816027 gene encoding C-type lectin domain family 10 member A-like isoform X2: MSTQYEKFQHSECEKQSQGPGNDSRFRRDLATLRATFSNFTANTEAEVQALRSQGGKMQEVITSLKAEVENQKQEVQAARSLNDKVFSLESKLEKDQQELKAGHSDTLLLVQRLARDLRSLTCQIVALKSNGSQNTCCPPNWLEHEGSCYWFSGSSEKTWADANLYCRQESAHLVVVNSRAEQTFVQEHISSQTWMGLTDADGAWKWVDGTDYETNFKNWKPDQPDNWDGHGLGGGEDCAHFEVDDGKWNDNTCQRVFRWVCETSLGRAS; the protein is encoded by the exons ATGTCGACGCAGTATGAAAAATTTCAGCACTCGGAGTGCGAGAAGCAGAGCCAGGGGCCTGGAAATG aTTCCAGGTTTCGGAGGGACCTGGCGACCCTGAGAGCAACTTTCAGCAACTTCACTGCAAACACTGAGGCCGAGGTCCAGGCGCTGAGATCCCAGG GAGGCAAAATGCAAGAAGTGATAACATCTCTGAAAGCCGAGGTGGAAAATCAGAAGCAGGAGGTGCAGGCAG CCCGTAGCTTGAATGACAAGGTGTTTTCCCTGGAGAGCAAGCTCGAGAAGGATCAGCAGGAGCTCAAAGCAG GTCATTCCGATACACTCCTTCTGGTGCAGCGGCTGGCCAGAGACCTGAGATCCCTGACTTGCCAGATCGTCGCTCTCAAGAGCAACG GGTCTCAAAATACCTGCTGCCCCCCTAACTGGCTGGAGCACGAGGGCAGCTGCTACTGGTTCTCCGGCTCCTCCGAGAAGACGTGGGCAGATGCGAACCTGTACTGCCGGCAGGAGAGCGCACACCTGGTGGTCGTCAACTCCAGAGCCGAGCAG ACTTTTGTGCAGGAGCACATCAGCTCACAAACGTGGATGGGCCTCACTGACGCTGACGGAGCCTGGAAATGGGTGGACGGGACGGACTACGAGACCAACTTCAA GAACTGGAAGCCAGACCAGCCAGACAACTGGGATGGGCACGGGCTGGGCGGGGGCGAGGACTGCGCACACTTCGAAGTCGACGACGGCAAGTGGAACGACAACACCTGCCAGAGGGTCTTCCGCTGGGTGTGCGAGACCAGCCTGGGCAGGGCCAGCTAG